The nucleotide window AGAAGCGCGGATACTTTGGATAGATCAATTTCTCTTTCTTTATTAATATCAATGAGGTTTACCAGAGAAGGAAGTACCATTCTGGAGCCTTCTTTCAGCTGTACCCACATTAAGGCTTCATTTTCTACCCCGGCTTTGGCAGCTGAATCATAAAAGGTGACACCGTTTTTCATGGCTTCCTTCAGGATTGTAATATCTTTCATACTAAGACCATGGTGATTTACCTGTTTGTTCATTTCTTCCAGGTTATGGGGATTGATGGAGAAATGATGAACATAATGTCCTTCACTCAGTTTGAACTGGGTGCCCAATGTTGTTTGCATGGAATCGCTGCTGGTGTCTCCGGAGTTCCTGAAGGGGGATGATATTTGCTCGGAATAGATGTGGCTGTCTTCGAATTTATTTACGCCATGTGTAATTTGGACTGTTCCATGCAAGGACAGGTTAGCATCTTTACTGGCGAATGTTCCGCCAAAAAGCCGGACATCCAGACAACTTAACATATTTTCAAGAATGATTTTCCGGGCTTTCTGGGATTCTTTTTTATCACTTTTGGGTAATGGTCCGAAGAACCTGGTATAGGTTTCTTCCAGGCTTCTCGGCTGCATTTCTTCACTCAGGCTTTTGAAGTAAAATATTTTTTCGTCATTGTGGTGTTTAGTTAAGTAGTTTCTGATACTGTATTTAAAGGCTTTATCTGTAGCATAAACGGAGCCATC belongs to Chitinophaga sp. HK235 and includes:
- a CDS encoding type I CRISPR-associated protein Cas7, with protein sequence MNNPFNNRVFGCAIVKSINANYNADFSHQPRTLPDGSVYATDKAFKYSIRNYLTKHHNDEKIFYFKSLSEEMQPRSLEETYTRFFGPLPKSDKKESQKARKIILENMLSCLDVRLFGGTFASKDANLSLHGTVQITHGVNKFEDSHIYSEQISSPFRNSGDTSSDSMQTTLGTQFKLSEGHYVHHFSINPHNLEEMNKQVNHHGLSMKDITILKEAMKNGVTFYDSAAKAGVENEALMWVQLKEGSRMVLPSLVNLIDINKEREIDLSKVSALLSRENTQKEIDKIEIYYNQAVTKVINAPENIIINELN